CGGTGCGGGTGTCCAGGGTGGCCAGGCCGGCCCGGGCGAGTTGGGCGGGGTCCAGGCGGGCGAGCACCTCGCGCAGGGTGCGCTCGTCGGGGATGTGAATCCGCCCTGTGAAAGGGCAGACGGGAAGCCCCAGGCGCAGGAGGATGGGTGGGGGTGCGTTGTGAGCCCATTCGGTGATGGCTGTGGTGGTGTTGTGGCCGGTGGTGGTCAGAGCGCACACGCTCAGGGCGAGCAAGGCGGTCAGGGGGTAGCGGCGGCCGCGTGGGTGGCGGGGGTCGTCGATGGTGGCCAGGTGGTCCATCAGGTCCGGGGTGAGCGGTTCGGCGGGATCGGTTGTGAGAACGCCTTGGGAGCGAGATGATGACACAGCGGGTGCGGAGCCTTGCGGATAGTGGTGTCTCGACAACTCCATGATCCTTCAGGCCCGTGCCCGTTTTTGCATGTCAGAACCCGGTTATGTCCTCACAGGCGGTGTAGATCCGGCGTTCGTTACTTCCCCGACAAACCGCGAGAACTCCGGGGCCCTGGCGGGGGAGCCGTGCGGTTCGCGAGTCCGCACGGCCGTCCGGGCTGGAGGGACTACCTTTCGGACAGCCCGTGGCACGGGGCCAGTCGGGGGTTCCAGCCCGTCCGAAAGGTGTGGATGGCGACTATACAGACATGGCTCAAAAAAGGAAGCTTTTCCGGAATAAAGGTTTCTGACCTGCGAGGTTGACGGATGCTTGGCTTATCTATAAGGTTTGTTTTCGGTTGATGGTATAAAAATCGCCACAAATGTATTCCTTGCGTCGGGCGTGCGCGGAAAAAAGGTTGGAAAAATGTCCGCCCCGGTGTCTACGGTGTTCCCATGACCTCACCAGAGCCCGGACGGGCAGTACCCGGGAGCGCTGCCATGACCTCCCGGGACGTCTCCGCCGTGCCGGCCATCCACCTGCGCGGCGTCGTCAAGCGCTTCGGTTCCCTCACCGCCGTCGACGGACTCGACCTGGAAGTGCCCCAGGGAGTCGTCCTGGGCCTTCTCGGCCCCAACGGCGCGGGCAAGTCCACCACCATGAAGATGCTCACCGCCCAGTCCATCGCCGACGAGGGCGACATCAGCATCCTCGGCCACGCGATCCCCGCCGAGTCCAAGTGGGCCCGCGCCCGCATGGGCGTCGTTCCCCAGCACGACAACCTCGACGAGGAACTCACCGTCGAGCAGAACCTGCGGATGTTCTCGTTCCTGTACCGGGTCCCGCGGGCCCGCCGCAAGGAGGCCATCGCCCGCACCATGCGCCTGGCGCAGCTCAGCGACCGCGGCGACACCCCAGTCGACGACCTCTCCGGCGGGATGCGGCGGCGCCTGCTCATCGTCCGCGCCCTCCTGCACCGGCCCGAACTGGTCCTCATGGACGAGCCCACGGTCGGCCTCGACCCGCAGGTGCGCCAGGAACTGTGGGGCGTCATCACCGCCCTGCGCGACGAGGGCGCCACCGTCCTGATGTCCACCCACTACATCGAGGAGGCCGAACGCCTCTCCGACGAGGTCGCCCTCATGGCCAAGGGGAGGGTCGTCGAGCGGGGCGCCCCCGCCGACCTCGTCGCCAAGTACGCCGGGGCCAGCGTCGAGGAGTACACGCCCGACGGAGAGGGCGGCATGGCCGAGCTGGAGCGGCTGGTCAACGGGCACGGCTTCACCACGCGCCGGACCGGCACCACCCTGTCCGTGCTGCGCGCCGAGGAGCTCCCGGAGTCGGTCCGCGACCGCCTGGGCACCCCCGACCGCAGGGACAGCAACCTCGAAGACGTGTTCGTGACCCTGACCGGGGAGTCCGTGGAATGAGCCTGACGCAGCGCCGCGACGACGCCCGCCCGGAACGGCACGCCAAACCGGGACGCTTCGAGGCCGACGCGGTCATGGGGGTGGTCGCCCGCGAATGGATCCTGTACGGACAGTCCTGGCGGGCCACGACCTTCGCGGCCGTCGTCGAGCCCACCCTCTATCTGCTCTGTTTCGGATTCGGCATGGGCGCCCTCATCGGCACCCTCGCCGGGTTCAGCTACATCGACTTCCTCGGCACCGGCATCGTCGCGGTGTCGGTCATGTTCCAGTCGATGATGCCCGCCGTCATCAACACCTTCATCAAACGCCGCTTCCTGCACACCTACGAGGGCATCCTGGCCGCCCCCGTCGACGTGCGCGAACTGGTCACCGGCGAGGCCCTGTGGCTGGCCATGCGGGCCGGGGTCTACGGCTGCGTGCCGCTGCTGGTGGCGATCGGGTTCGGGCTCCAGCCCGGCCCCGGGATGCTGCTGGTGCCCCTCATCGCCTTCCTCGCCGGGTTCGCCTTCGCGCTCTTCGGTATCTGGAT
This DNA window, taken from Nocardiopsis exhalans, encodes the following:
- a CDS encoding ABC transporter ATP-binding protein → MTSRDVSAVPAIHLRGVVKRFGSLTAVDGLDLEVPQGVVLGLLGPNGAGKSTTMKMLTAQSIADEGDISILGHAIPAESKWARARMGVVPQHDNLDEELTVEQNLRMFSFLYRVPRARRKEAIARTMRLAQLSDRGDTPVDDLSGGMRRRLLIVRALLHRPELVLMDEPTVGLDPQVRQELWGVITALRDEGATVLMSTHYIEEAERLSDEVALMAKGRVVERGAPADLVAKYAGASVEEYTPDGEGGMAELERLVNGHGFTTRRTGTTLSVLRAEELPESVRDRLGTPDRRDSNLEDVFVTLTGESVE
- a CDS encoding ABC transporter permease, with the protein product MSLTQRRDDARPERHAKPGRFEADAVMGVVAREWILYGQSWRATTFAAVVEPTLYLLCFGFGMGALIGTLAGFSYIDFLGTGIVAVSVMFQSMMPAVINTFIKRRFLHTYEGILAAPVDVRELVTGEALWLAMRAGVYGCVPLLVAIGFGLQPGPGMLLVPLIAFLAGFAFALFGIWISAVITSVRSMDYVFSGLFTPLFLIAGTFFPLTELPGWVQTAAMANPLYHAVELIRGSVFGGLEAGTALIHVGVLLGFVVLMWNLASFQMRRRVVN